A window of the Brassica oleracea var. oleracea cultivar TO1000 chromosome C1, BOL, whole genome shotgun sequence genome harbors these coding sequences:
- the LOC106292938 gene encoding early nodulin-like protein 3 isoform X2: protein MMLRGLSLVCFFMIVNKAYAREFMVGGAKGWTIPSGSQVYSQWAEQSRFQVGDSLLFQVTRDAYDSCNTDAPTAKFADGKTSFALTHSGPYYFISGNKDNCNKNEQLVVIVMADRNGKTNATSSSPPSQAPAPSGEAAPSPPITSNLEPPATTPTQETPKNAASSSSSFVSALLGAALASTLFLH, encoded by the exons ATGATGCTTCGTGGGTTAAGTCTCGTGTGTTTTTTCATGATTGTTAACAAAGCCTACGCTAGAGAGTTTATGGTCGGTGGTGCAAAAGGTTGGACCATTCCTTCCGGGTCTCAAGTTTACAGTCAATGGGCAGAACAGAGCAGATTCCAAGTAGGCGACTCTTTGC TGTTCCAGGTCACAAGAGACGCTTACGACAGCTGCAACACTGATGCACCAACCGCTAAATTCGCTGACGGGAAAACATCCTTCGCACTAACCCACTCCGGACCATACTATTTCATCAGCGGAAACAAAGACAACTGCAACAAAAACGAGCAGCTCGTGGTCATTGTCATGGCTGACAGAAACGGCAAGACCAACGCTACATCATCATCACCACCGTCTCAAGCCCCGGCTCCCTCAGGAGAAGCCGCTCCGTCTCCGCCTATCACAAGTAACCTTGAGCCCCCAGCAACTACGCCTACTCAAGAAACTCCAAAAAACGCAGCTTCCTCATCTTCTTCCTTTGTCTCTGCTCTTTTGGGAGCTGCTCTTGCTTCCACTCTATTCCTACACTAA
- the LOC106292938 gene encoding early nodulin-like protein 3 isoform X1 has translation MMLRGLSLVCFFMIVNKAYAREFMVGGAKGWTIPSGSQVYSQWAEQSRFQVGDSLLFVYQPNQDSVFQVTRDAYDSCNTDAPTAKFADGKTSFALTHSGPYYFISGNKDNCNKNEQLVVIVMADRNGKTNATSSSPPSQAPAPSGEAAPSPPITSNLEPPATTPTQETPKNAASSSSSFVSALLGAALASTLFLH, from the exons ATGATGCTTCGTGGGTTAAGTCTCGTGTGTTTTTTCATGATTGTTAACAAAGCCTACGCTAGAGAGTTTATGGTCGGTGGTGCAAAAGGTTGGACCATTCCTTCCGGGTCTCAAGTTTACAGTCAATGGGCAGAACAGAGCAGATTCCAAGTAGGCGACTCTTTGC TGTTCGTCTACCAACCAAACCAAGATTCAGTGTTCCAGGTCACAAGAGACGCTTACGACAGCTGCAACACTGATGCACCAACCGCTAAATTCGCTGACGGGAAAACATCCTTCGCACTAACCCACTCCGGACCATACTATTTCATCAGCGGAAACAAAGACAACTGCAACAAAAACGAGCAGCTCGTGGTCATTGTCATGGCTGACAGAAACGGCAAGACCAACGCTACATCATCATCACCACCGTCTCAAGCCCCGGCTCCCTCAGGAGAAGCCGCTCCGTCTCCGCCTATCACAAGTAACCTTGAGCCCCCAGCAACTACGCCTACTCAAGAAACTCCAAAAAACGCAGCTTCCTCATCTTCTTCCTTTGTCTCTGCTCTTTTGGGAGCTGCTCTTGCTTCCACTCTATTCCTACACTAA
- the LOC106302925 gene encoding uncharacterized protein LOC106302925 — MENSLSNCVRRTILSTQQRTIQEGLEESSWTMYFETEDRTCHYDDSSMISDAASPMAYVEEDTASSPSKRTKGYSEMEDNTTEEKNMNNTKTEEKGLNKKGVINEDYCAELKKRGLCLVPLSMLSNYIG, encoded by the exons ATGGAAAACTCACTGAGCAACTGCGTGAGGCGTACGATATTATCTACTCAACAGAGAACAATACAAGAGGGTCTAGAAGAGAGTAGTTGGACAATGTACTTTGAAACCGAAGATCGTACATGCCATTATGATGATTCTTCCATGATCTCAGACGCTGCGTCCCCTATGGCCTATGTCGAAGAAGACACGGCTTCATCTCCTTCTAAAAGAACCAAG GGTTACAGTGAAATGGAAGACAATACCACAGAAGAAAAAAACATGAACAATACTAAAACTGAG GAGAAGGGATTGAATAAGAAAGGGGTAATAAATGAAGATTATTGCGCAGAATTGAAGAAGCGAGGACTTTGCTTAGTTCCTTTGTCCATGTTGTCCAACTATATTGGTTGA